A window of the Butyricimonas faecalis genome harbors these coding sequences:
- a CDS encoding TlpA disulfide reductase family protein encodes MKSHIWVYLMVILCLGACKSTPAGFIIQGHVEGLDGKEIYLLSDVNDRLVKGKRYDTLGISVVENGLFSFRGSVDSVIVAMIGIEGLRGGFPIFLENREFEAKMDFARMDGAVITGGREQDVYNLFWNIDKKLFIEGERLRSARNIKLQENLFQEAEELTRKIKDLDEEADRQESEVIRQNPNAIASAYRLHSKLIKLSLPQLEEKVALLGQKVKTSKYGREVEDWFHRLKATTPGVQAPNFEAMTPDGNTISLYSIKAKYKIIEFWASWCGPCRAEMPNMVEIYKDFHAKGLEILGVSLDRKLEPWKEAIQKDGQSWLHCSDLKYWQSDIARMYVINTIPQTLVLDENNVIVARGLRGEELRTKLSELLP; translated from the coding sequence ATGAAAAGTCATATATGGGTATATTTGATGGTAATCCTTTGCTTGGGTGCTTGTAAGAGCACCCCGGCGGGATTTATCATACAAGGACATGTTGAAGGACTTGATGGGAAAGAGATTTATTTGCTCTCGGATGTGAATGATCGGTTAGTTAAAGGTAAAAGATACGATACATTGGGTATTTCGGTGGTTGAGAACGGTTTGTTTTCTTTCCGTGGTTCGGTTGATAGTGTAATTGTTGCAATGATTGGTATTGAAGGACTAAGGGGTGGATTCCCTATTTTTTTGGAAAATCGGGAGTTTGAAGCGAAGATGGATTTTGCGAGAATGGACGGGGCCGTGATTACCGGGGGCAGAGAGCAAGATGTGTATAATCTTTTTTGGAATATCGATAAAAAACTTTTCATTGAGGGAGAGAGGTTACGAAGTGCTAGAAATATAAAATTGCAAGAAAACTTATTTCAAGAAGCAGAAGAACTGACTCGCAAAATTAAGGATTTGGATGAAGAGGCTGACCGACAGGAGAGTGAGGTGATTCGTCAAAATCCAAACGCGATAGCTTCGGCTTACCGATTACATTCTAAACTCATCAAGTTATCATTGCCCCAATTGGAAGAGAAGGTTGCATTGTTGGGACAGAAAGTGAAAACATCGAAGTATGGTCGGGAGGTAGAGGATTGGTTCCACCGTCTGAAAGCTACGACTCCTGGCGTTCAGGCCCCGAATTTTGAAGCTATGACCCCGGACGGGAATACGATTTCTTTGTATAGCATAAAAGCAAAATATAAGATTATCGAGTTTTGGGCCTCATGGTGTGGTCCCTGTCGGGCTGAAATGCCGAATATGGTAGAAATTTATAAGGATTTTCATGCAAAAGGGTTGGAAATACTTGGAGTGTCACTGGATCGGAAATTAGAACCTTGGAAAGAGGCGATTCAAAAAGATGGCCAGAGCTGGTTGCATTGCTCTGATCTGAAATACTGGCAAAGTGATATTGCCCGTATGTATGTGATAAATACGATCCCACAGACTCTAGTGTTGGATGAGAATAATGTAATTGTGGCGAGAGGAT